The genomic stretch CTCAGACCGCTGTCCGCCAGGGCGTCCCACAGGGGACGTTCGACGACTTCACCACTTTTAAATGGAAAAAGACGCTCCGCGGCCTTGTTCAGTAGAATTACCGAGTGGTTTTCGTCCAGGACAACAACCCCGTCGGTCATGGAATACAGGACCATCTCCAGGAGTTCATTCTCCTGCACCACATCCATAATAAGAGAGCGTATCTGGTCGATATCCAGCTTGCCAATCTTCTTCAAGGCCCTGTTCAGAAACTTTCTCACCAGGCACCTCCATAAAGAAGCCCTTCGAGAAGCAGGTCGGGATTCTGGTTGTATCCTTCAAACATCTTTCGGGCTCTGGTGAGCCGGGGCATCAAATTCTCCATCCGGTCAAGTTCTGCCCCGGAAGTCAGAACGCGGAGTTTCTGCCGCAGAATTTCCTCTAACTCCTCCAGAAGGGGAAGAAAACGCTCTTTTTTCTGGAGCATGGTAAAGACCTCGGAGAGATCTCCCTCGGTACGGTTGCCAGAAATCAAATCGGCAACCGTTTCGGCGTGACGCCGTATTTCACCGGCCCCCAGATCAAACCCGAGAAAATACTCCCGTAAAGAATGAAACTCCCCTGAGGGTTCCCGGAAGATCCTGTTCAGTACCTGCCGCTCTCCATTCACATCCCGCTCCTTGAACGCATAAGGCCGCAGGCGGGAAAGAATTGTCTGTATAAGAGCCGCCCGCTTGGATGTTGTAAGAATAAAATGTACCCCCTCCGGCGGTTCTTCGAGGATCTTCAGGACGGCGTTGCGGGCGGAGTCCATCATGGTCTCGGCATTTTCCATGATTATAATCTTGCCCCGTCCGTGCCCGGTAGTACGGGTCCAATAGGCCAGATTACGCAGCATAAAAATCGGAATATGGTTCAGGTTCACGCCCTTTGTTATGACAGAGGCCTCCTTTACAATGGAAGAGAGCATTCCTTCTACCCGGGCTTCAGAAAGTTCTCCTGCTGCGGGATCAAGTTCATCAAGAAGCTCCTCCATGGAGTCCAGTGAGGATCGAACGCCCTTCAGCTTGTTCTCCTCCCCCTCCCATAACCAGGGATCAAAACGCCGGGTCAGTTTGCGGGCCGCCCGCAGAACAAGATACCGGGCATAATCCTTACGGGACCGCCGCAGTACCTCAAGACTGCCGTCAAGTTCCTGCTGAAAATACCGCGGCCCCAGCATACCCAGATCGGGGTGAGTCAGGGTCCGGTGCTTGCGGCAATCCGGACATGAGCAGGACCACTCCCGCTCCCGGGAACAGCTCAACCCCCGGGCCAGCTCCAGCGCAGCGGACAGCTTCCCGCTGAAAGCAGGACCAAAAAAGAGCAGGGACGAGGGTAAACGATTATTTTCCAGGTCCTCTGTGAGCCTCGCAACTACATGTTCCTGATCGAGAATATTTTCAAACACCTTTGTTCATCTCTCCCAACAGCCTTCCCAATGGCACCGTCCCGGGGATCTGCACTGCAGGCAGAACCTCTTCAATAAATTGTGCGAAAAGGCTCTCATCGATTATACGACGTGTATCTACAAAAGGCTGGGTCTCGAGGATAAGCAGCAGCAGAATACTCAATACCAGCCCTTCGCCCAGCCCCCAGAAAAACCCCAGGGCCCTGTCCAGATTTTCCAGATTCACCGCCTCTATCAAACGGTATAACAAGCCTTCGGCGATCTTCAGGACTAAATATACGGCCAGAAAGATTACCAGAAAAGCGATTACCCTGTTCCAGAAAGAATCTCCAAGGACTCCGCTTAAGAGCTCCCCCCCTGCACCGGAAAATAGTATTCCCCCGATAATACCGCCGCCGATTGCAGCCACGGCGACAATCTC from Marispirochaeta sp. encodes the following:
- a CDS encoding CvpA family protein, which gives rise to MNPGVLDYVFGAVILVMVVRCLIKGFIAEIVAVAAIGGGIIGGILFSGAGGELLSGVLGDSFWNRVIAFLVIFLAVYLVLKIAEGLLYRLIEAVNLENLDRALGFFWGLGEGLVLSILLLLILETQPFVDTRRIIDESLFAQFIEEVLPAVQIPGTVPLGRLLGEMNKGV